From Pseudomonas alcaligenes, a single genomic window includes:
- a CDS encoding baseplate J/gp47 family protein, which translates to MKRQFRSAKPHRVNLLRQLAPGTLNGIDYLEVMSADQRSLRVVFVHPLSGITKANCRISGGVRISGIEIDSLSISGRNLNLKVSQAGDFSWYQFELIDPAQPDNVPSQFDPCLSSIRFSFKAQCPSEFDCGETHQCPPAQFDEPLLDYLSKDYASFRRLMLDRMGQLIPGFRERNPADFSVALVEMLAHIGDQLSYQQDAVATEAYLGTARRRVSLRRHARLLDYPIHEGCNSRVYVHLNVKPGADGQVLQRQAVLLTRGSEVGPVLKADILERLPDGETQVFESLHDLPLHAAHNRIRIHNWGDPGFCLGRGEVQAALVDSPALSLSAGALLIFEEVLGPPDPDSGESTEVNLRHRHAVRLLAVEPGHDPLTNTDLQLVRWHVEDALPFPLCVSAEFKLGGDTEVREIAVARGNVLLADHGQTLRHQPLVPAQVGSGSYRPRLLEPGVAQAEAYDHEDALVWSAARSLRQDPRRALPAGFALLEDDAAPGTTPWTAQRDLLGSDRFSRDLVLESEADGLVYLRFGDNRYGRQPEPQSRLLATYRIGGGAAGNVGAQSITRLVCENVAIAPFVESLNNPLAAQGGADAESAAAIKLYAPEAFRSQERAVTEADYARVAELHPQVQRAAARLRWTGSWYSMYISLDRKGGLALDADFRAEMLLHLERYRLAGYDLDLSEPTYAPLDIELEVCVLPGYLAAAVKRALLERLGSGIDELGRSGFFHPDHFSFGEALALSRLIEAVQAVTGVASLKVVRFQRWGKVANQELQDGQVRVGPLEVLRLDNDPNFPENGRLQLSMCGGL; encoded by the coding sequence ATGAAGCGCCAGTTCCGTTCCGCCAAGCCGCACCGGGTCAACCTGCTGCGCCAGCTCGCCCCCGGCACGCTGAACGGCATCGACTACCTGGAGGTGATGTCCGCCGACCAGCGCAGCCTGCGGGTGGTGTTCGTCCACCCGCTGAGCGGCATTACCAAGGCCAACTGCCGCATCAGCGGCGGGGTGCGCATCAGCGGCATCGAGATCGACAGCCTGAGCATCAGCGGGCGCAACCTCAACCTCAAGGTGTCCCAGGCCGGCGACTTCTCCTGGTACCAGTTCGAGCTGATCGACCCGGCGCAGCCGGACAACGTGCCGAGCCAGTTCGACCCCTGCCTGTCGAGCATCCGCTTCAGCTTCAAGGCCCAGTGCCCCTCGGAGTTCGATTGCGGCGAGACGCACCAGTGCCCGCCGGCGCAGTTCGATGAGCCGCTGCTGGACTACCTGAGCAAGGACTACGCGAGCTTCCGCCGGCTGATGCTCGACCGCATGGGCCAGCTGATCCCCGGCTTTCGCGAGCGCAACCCGGCGGACTTCTCCGTGGCCCTGGTGGAGATGCTCGCCCATATCGGCGACCAGCTCAGCTACCAGCAGGACGCCGTGGCCACCGAGGCCTACCTGGGCACGGCGCGGCGGCGGGTGTCGCTGCGTCGCCATGCGCGCCTGCTCGACTACCCGATCCACGAGGGCTGCAACAGCCGGGTCTATGTGCACCTCAACGTCAAGCCGGGGGCCGACGGCCAGGTGCTGCAACGCCAGGCGGTGCTGCTGACCCGCGGCAGCGAGGTCGGGCCGGTGCTCAAGGCGGATATTCTCGAGCGCCTGCCGGACGGCGAGACCCAGGTATTCGAGAGCCTGCACGATCTGCCCCTGCACGCGGCGCACAACCGCATCCGCATCCACAACTGGGGTGACCCGGGCTTCTGCCTGGGCCGCGGCGAGGTGCAGGCGGCGCTGGTCGACAGCCCGGCGCTGAGCCTGAGTGCCGGCGCGCTGCTGATCTTCGAGGAAGTGCTGGGCCCGCCCGACCCCGACTCGGGCGAGTCCACTGAAGTCAACCTGCGCCACCGCCATGCGGTGCGCCTGCTGGCGGTGGAACCGGGCCACGATCCGCTGACCAATACCGATCTGCAGCTGGTGCGCTGGCATGTCGAGGACGCCTTGCCGTTCCCCCTGTGCGTCAGCGCCGAGTTCAAACTGGGCGGCGATACCGAGGTGCGCGAGATCGCCGTGGCCCGCGGCAACGTGCTGCTCGCCGACCACGGCCAGACCCTGCGCCATCAGCCGCTGGTGCCGGCGCAGGTTGGCAGTGGCAGCTACCGGCCCCGCCTGCTGGAGCCGGGCGTGGCCCAGGCCGAGGCCTATGACCACGAGGATGCGCTGGTCTGGTCGGCCGCCCGCAGCCTGCGCCAGGATCCGCGCCGGGCCTTGCCGGCCGGTTTCGCCCTGCTCGAAGACGATGCTGCGCCGGGCACCACGCCGTGGACGGCGCAGCGCGACCTGCTGGGCAGCGACCGCTTCTCCCGCGACCTGGTGCTGGAGAGCGAAGCCGACGGCCTGGTCTACCTGCGCTTCGGCGACAACCGCTACGGCCGCCAGCCGGAGCCGCAGAGCCGCCTGCTGGCCACCTACCGCATCGGTGGTGGCGCGGCCGGCAATGTCGGAGCACAGAGCATTACTCGCCTGGTCTGCGAGAACGTGGCCATCGCGCCCTTCGTCGAGTCGCTGAATAACCCGCTGGCGGCTCAGGGCGGCGCCGATGCCGAGAGCGCTGCGGCGATCAAGCTGTACGCGCCGGAGGCTTTCCGCAGTCAGGAGCGAGCGGTCACCGAGGCCGACTACGCACGGGTCGCCGAACTGCATCCGCAGGTACAGCGGGCGGCGGCGCGCCTGCGCTGGACCGGCAGCTGGTACAGCATGTACATCAGTCTCGACCGCAAGGGTGGCCTGGCCCTGGATGCCGACTTCCGCGCCGAGATGCTGCTGCACCTGGAGCGCTACCGCCTGGCCGGCTACGACCTCGACCTCAGCGAGCCGACCTACGCGCCGCTGGATATCGAACTGGAGGTCTGCGTGCTGCCCGGCTACCTGGCCGCGGCGGTCAAGCGGGCGCTGCTCGAACGGCTCGGCAGCGGCATCGACGAACTGGGCCGCAGCGGCTTCTTCCACCCCGACCACTTCAGCTTTGGCGAGGCACTGGCGCTGTCGCGGCTGATCGAGGCGGTGCAGGCGGTGACCGGCGTGGCCTCGCTCAAGGTGGTGCGCTTCCAGCGTTGGGGCAAGGTGGCCAACCAGGAGCTGCAGGACGGCCAGGTGCGGGTCGGCCCGTTGGAGGTGCTGCGCCTCGACAACGACCCCAACTTTCCGGAGAACGGCCGCCTGCAGCTGAGCATGTGCGGCGGCTTGTGA
- a CDS encoding Ig-like domain-containing protein, producing the protein MKADLSRSTDQPAKHYRSVRMQQGRVQLDADWNEQQDILNRRLESETRDSIGKSGAPIDLAGFGLAGNGQNIDISAGHLYLDGLLCDNPLACKLVGQPDLHKRITPILAAGASLLPLPPAVVVANNSELSNIRVYDANGVAQTPENGIYLGYLEAWLRHVTALEDGLIREVALGGPDSATRDQLVWQVKLLRVGAVGANLSCLSDIAAWNELSKPAEGKLAARAEPGVPPKDPCLLTPEAGYQRLENQLYRVEVHDDGVPSGPRRFKWSRDNGSILTRVTGWLDDPVANEIEVASIGRDAYLAITAGCWLEVFNDDHEETGRAGALVQVLKTEGNRVTLDLASATPALSDALFSRNPRVRRWDGVKNLEAVAANAGDNLGWVELEDGVEVRFLTGKLRVGDYWTIPARTATADLEWPEAGGKPLFVAPQGVLRAFTRLALLNCQNGIWTSLSDCRQLFPALTELTNLHYVGGDGQQAMPNPLAPQRVALPAPLQVAVYNGQFPVVGAQVRFSAPAGLLSNGTTSQTLVTDANGIASVVWFLAPGTQNQGCTAELLLAGAPVPGKFNEIHFSASLAVATAVAYDPKDCADMQAEGVNTVQKALDSLCRRNHEGGCCVTVGEEGTFPTLDQAVSELIDRGERDICLCLLPGEHQLADDLQADGKGEVSLLIHGAGPASRLNVKGQSIVFERFRGLLLRDFDLFGDEQSPLAVQLSRCQRLSLSHLGLGGLTTPGNSLLQIGACSLVELSRLMLVAHAPKIPGTGLGGGGSQLSQPGFALMLADAKGEISLSDSAISGRISLYGESASSEMLSASLIKRLGGVALEEEPGRLYLGNNRLGEIRMGDDLLAKLKAMGDSTAQGEIPGCFASLIANDNVLGPQSNQWLAVRVALSQNRLRPGLDNAGFVIAKEGKYLGNFCNGNCHLITAGHAIEQFGNGQLSIS; encoded by the coding sequence ATGAAAGCCGATCTCTCCCGTTCCACCGACCAGCCCGCCAAGCACTACCGCAGTGTGCGCATGCAGCAGGGGCGGGTACAGCTGGATGCCGACTGGAACGAACAGCAGGACATTCTCAACCGCCGCCTGGAAAGCGAAACCCGCGACAGCATCGGCAAGAGCGGTGCCCCCATCGACCTGGCCGGCTTCGGCCTGGCCGGTAACGGGCAGAACATCGACATTTCCGCCGGCCACCTGTACCTCGATGGTCTGCTCTGCGACAACCCGCTGGCATGCAAGCTGGTCGGCCAGCCCGACCTGCACAAGCGCATCACGCCGATCCTGGCGGCGGGGGCCAGCCTGCTGCCGTTGCCGCCGGCCGTGGTGGTGGCCAACAACAGCGAGCTGAGCAACATCCGCGTGTACGACGCCAACGGCGTGGCGCAGACGCCGGAGAACGGCATCTACCTCGGCTACCTGGAAGCCTGGCTGCGCCATGTCACCGCCCTGGAGGATGGCCTGATCCGCGAGGTGGCCCTGGGCGGGCCGGACAGCGCGACCCGCGACCAGCTGGTCTGGCAGGTCAAGCTGCTGCGGGTCGGCGCTGTCGGCGCCAACCTCAGCTGCCTGTCCGACATCGCCGCCTGGAACGAGCTGAGCAAGCCCGCCGAAGGCAAGCTGGCGGCCCGCGCCGAACCCGGCGTGCCGCCCAAGGATCCCTGCCTGCTGACCCCCGAGGCCGGCTACCAGCGCCTGGAAAACCAGCTGTATCGGGTCGAGGTGCACGACGACGGCGTGCCGTCCGGGCCGCGCCGCTTCAAGTGGTCGCGCGACAACGGCAGCATCCTCACCCGGGTCACCGGCTGGCTCGACGACCCGGTAGCGAACGAGATCGAGGTGGCCAGCATCGGCCGCGATGCCTATCTGGCGATCACCGCCGGCTGCTGGCTGGAAGTGTTCAACGACGATCACGAGGAAACCGGGCGCGCTGGCGCCCTGGTGCAGGTGCTGAAAACCGAGGGCAATCGCGTCACCCTCGACCTGGCCAGCGCCACGCCGGCACTGAGCGATGCGCTGTTCAGCCGCAACCCACGGGTACGTCGCTGGGATGGGGTAAAGAACCTCGAGGCGGTGGCGGCGAATGCCGGCGACAACCTCGGTTGGGTCGAGCTGGAAGATGGCGTGGAGGTGCGTTTTCTTACCGGCAAACTGCGCGTCGGCGACTACTGGACGATTCCCGCGCGTACCGCCACCGCCGATCTGGAGTGGCCCGAAGCAGGCGGCAAGCCGCTGTTCGTCGCGCCCCAGGGGGTGTTGCGCGCCTTCACCCGCCTGGCCCTGCTCAATTGCCAGAACGGCATCTGGACCAGCCTCAGCGATTGCCGCCAGCTGTTCCCGGCGCTGACCGAGCTGACCAACCTGCATTACGTCGGCGGTGATGGCCAGCAGGCCATGCCCAACCCGCTGGCGCCGCAGCGGGTGGCCCTGCCGGCACCGCTGCAGGTGGCGGTGTACAACGGCCAGTTCCCGGTGGTTGGCGCCCAGGTGCGCTTCAGCGCGCCGGCCGGCCTGCTGAGCAATGGCACGACCAGCCAGACCCTGGTGACCGATGCCAACGGTATTGCCAGCGTTGTCTGGTTTCTCGCCCCGGGCACGCAGAACCAGGGCTGCACCGCCGAGCTGCTGCTGGCCGGTGCGCCGGTGCCGGGCAAGTTCAACGAGATCCATTTTTCCGCCAGCCTGGCGGTGGCGACGGCGGTGGCCTACGACCCGAAAGACTGCGCCGACATGCAGGCTGAAGGCGTCAACACGGTGCAAAAGGCCCTGGATTCGCTGTGCCGGCGCAACCACGAGGGCGGTTGCTGCGTCACGGTGGGCGAGGAGGGCACCTTCCCCACCCTCGACCAGGCCGTGAGCGAGCTGATTGACCGTGGTGAGCGCGATATCTGCCTGTGCCTGCTGCCCGGCGAGCACCAGCTGGCGGATGACCTGCAGGCCGACGGCAAGGGTGAGGTCAGCCTGTTGATCCACGGTGCGGGTCCGGCCAGCCGCCTCAACGTCAAGGGCCAGTCGATTGTCTTCGAGCGTTTCCGCGGCCTGCTGCTGCGCGACTTCGATCTGTTCGGCGACGAGCAGTCGCCACTGGCCGTGCAGCTGTCCCGTTGCCAGCGCCTGAGCCTCAGCCACCTGGGTCTCGGCGGTCTCACGACGCCGGGCAACAGCCTGCTGCAGATCGGCGCCTGCAGCCTGGTCGAACTCAGCCGCCTGATGCTGGTGGCCCACGCGCCGAAGATTCCCGGTACCGGCCTGGGCGGAGGAGGCTCGCAGTTGAGCCAGCCCGGCTTCGCCCTGATGCTGGCCGATGCCAAGGGCGAGATAAGCCTGAGCGACAGCGCCATTAGCGGGCGGATTTCTCTGTATGGCGAGTCCGCCAGCAGCGAGATGCTGTCGGCCAGCCTGATCAAGCGCCTGGGAGGTGTGGCGCTGGAGGAGGAGCCCGGTCGGCTGTATCTGGGCAACAACCGCCTGGGCGAAATTCGTATGGGCGACGATCTGCTGGCAAAACTCAAGGCCATGGGCGATAGCACGGCCCAGGGTGAGATTCCCGGCTGCTTTGCCAGCCTGATCGCCAACGACAACGTGCTCGGCCCGCAGTCCAACCAGTGGCTGGCGGTGCGCGTGGCTCTGAGCCAGAACCGCCTGCGCCCGGGCCTGGACAACGCCGGCTTCGTGATTGCCAAGGAGGGCAAGTACCTGGGCAACTTCTGCAACGGCAATTGTCATCTGATTACCGCCGGCCACGCCATCGAGCAATTCGGCAACGGCCAGCTGTCGATCTCCTGA
- a CDS encoding putative baseplate assembly protein, with protein MSTSDCGCCSGIQAQTPVDGSNPPGQTELRYRVGSHGRFRDSLLAALARQPALQALTTRAADDPALALLDAWSGVLDVLSFYQERIINEGFLRTASERRSILELGRAIGYELRPGVAASTFLAFTLETAPGAPAESFIAAGCKSQSVPAQDEKPQVFETLEDLQARAAWNALQVLSQDAVRPYWGGRTIYLKGQNTQLQPGDALLVVGEERRKTPGNENWDFRRVRRLLLVPPDEPSADPQAGYTVVTLDRPFGSVAPPVQPSQVEPRCYALRSRAALFGQAAPNWKAMPRSVRAAYAGLAENAEVPFATYPNWPDFSISGVSGSGSARGPQIHLDGSYPKMVAGSWVVLAVPDYEEVYEVLENAEDARVAFTLGGKATRLTLSGENLSDQFNSHLRDTAVYGESVELAWASRPRSGLVEGNLLHLASLQPDLEAGRWLALSGLSIPATAAHKKVLQRLRKGDHLAAVQIERDGRHGRISFADGKRYEVELQAVAEVVRIRRNDNLDGLTRLELESALSQVYLPASLRINANVAPASHGDSRQMRIQAEILGSGDGSSAFQRFQLQQKPLTYVSAATPSGTASSLQVWVDGVLWHEAPQITALGPQDSAYLLRRADDGTTSVQFGDGQTGRRLPSGQMNVEASYRVGIGVAGNLPAGQISLLLNRPLGLKDVLNPVPASGGADPESRDQARRNAPLTVLALERIVSLRDFEDFASAFAGIGKAQAVWLWNGEGRLVHLTVIGLDGAAIASDSALYRNLAAAIDQVRPAHQPLRLDAGVRLGFGLSAKLRVQADHVAETVLAAVRAALAEAFGFAARGYGQSLSGSEVVAVMQGVAGVERVDLDQLRLHGGNGGSVAGPDGRLRARGARWENGQIRPAQLLLVDLDDVLIEELSA; from the coding sequence ATGAGTACCAGTGACTGCGGCTGCTGCAGCGGGATCCAGGCACAGACGCCGGTGGACGGCAGCAACCCGCCGGGGCAGACCGAGCTGCGCTACCGGGTCGGCAGCCACGGGCGTTTCCGTGACAGCCTACTGGCCGCGCTGGCTCGCCAGCCGGCCCTGCAGGCGCTGACCACGCGCGCCGCCGATGACCCGGCGCTGGCCCTGCTGGATGCCTGGTCCGGGGTGCTCGACGTGCTCAGCTTCTACCAGGAGCGCATCATCAACGAGGGCTTCCTGCGCACCGCTAGCGAGCGCCGTTCGATCCTTGAGCTGGGCCGCGCCATCGGCTACGAGCTGCGCCCCGGGGTGGCCGCCTCGACCTTCCTCGCCTTCACCCTGGAGACGGCGCCCGGCGCGCCGGCCGAGAGCTTTATCGCCGCCGGCTGCAAGAGCCAGAGCGTGCCGGCCCAGGACGAGAAACCGCAGGTCTTCGAGACTCTCGAAGACCTGCAGGCGCGGGCCGCCTGGAACGCCCTGCAGGTGCTCAGCCAGGACGCGGTGCGGCCCTACTGGGGCGGTCGCACCATCTACCTGAAAGGGCAGAACACCCAGCTGCAGCCAGGCGACGCGCTGCTGGTGGTTGGTGAGGAGCGGCGCAAGACCCCGGGCAACGAGAACTGGGACTTCCGCCGGGTGCGGCGCCTGTTGCTGGTGCCGCCGGACGAGCCATCGGCAGATCCGCAGGCCGGCTATACGGTAGTCACCCTTGACCGCCCATTCGGCTCGGTGGCACCGCCGGTGCAGCCCAGCCAGGTCGAGCCGCGCTGCTATGCCCTGCGCAGCCGGGCGGCGTTGTTCGGCCAGGCGGCGCCGAACTGGAAAGCCATGCCGCGCAGCGTGCGCGCGGCCTACGCCGGGCTGGCGGAGAATGCCGAGGTGCCCTTTGCCACCTACCCGAACTGGCCCGACTTCAGCATCAGTGGCGTTTCCGGCAGCGGCAGTGCGCGCGGCCCGCAGATCCACCTCGACGGCAGTTACCCGAAGATGGTGGCGGGCAGCTGGGTGGTGCTGGCGGTGCCCGATTACGAGGAAGTCTACGAAGTGCTGGAAAACGCCGAGGACGCCCGGGTCGCTTTCACCCTTGGCGGCAAGGCCACGCGCCTGACCCTCAGCGGCGAGAACCTCAGCGACCAGTTCAACAGCCACCTGCGCGACACCGCGGTGTACGGCGAATCGGTGGAGCTGGCCTGGGCCAGCCGGCCCCGTTCCGGGCTGGTGGAAGGCAACCTGCTGCACTTGGCCAGCCTGCAGCCCGATCTCGAAGCGGGGCGCTGGCTGGCCCTGAGCGGCCTGAGCATCCCGGCGACGGCGGCGCACAAGAAGGTGCTGCAGCGCCTGCGCAAGGGCGACCACCTGGCCGCCGTGCAGATCGAGCGTGACGGCCGGCATGGGCGCATCAGCTTCGCCGACGGCAAGCGCTACGAGGTCGAGTTGCAGGCCGTCGCCGAGGTGGTGCGCATCCGTCGCAACGACAACCTCGACGGCCTTACCCGTCTGGAGCTGGAGAGCGCGCTGAGCCAGGTCTACCTGCCGGCGAGCCTGCGCATCAACGCCAATGTGGCGCCGGCCAGCCATGGCGACAGCCGGCAGATGCGCATCCAGGCCGAGATCCTCGGCAGCGGCGACGGCAGCAGTGCCTTCCAGCGCTTCCAGTTGCAGCAGAAGCCGCTCACCTATGTGTCTGCCGCCACCCCCAGCGGCACTGCCAGCAGCCTGCAGGTGTGGGTGGACGGCGTGCTCTGGCACGAGGCGCCGCAGATTACCGCCCTCGGCCCGCAGGACAGCGCCTACCTGCTGCGCCGCGCCGACGATGGCACGACCAGCGTGCAGTTCGGCGACGGCCAGACCGGACGCCGCCTGCCCAGCGGGCAGATGAACGTTGAGGCCAGCTACCGGGTCGGCATCGGTGTGGCCGGCAACCTGCCGGCCGGGCAGATCAGTCTGCTGCTCAATCGCCCGCTGGGCCTGAAGGACGTGCTCAACCCGGTACCGGCCAGCGGTGGGGCCGATCCGGAGAGTCGCGACCAGGCCCGGCGCAATGCACCGCTGACGGTGCTGGCGCTGGAACGCATCGTCTCCCTGCGCGACTTCGAAGACTTCGCCAGCGCCTTCGCCGGCATCGGCAAGGCCCAGGCCGTGTGGCTGTGGAATGGCGAGGGACGCCTGGTGCACCTGACGGTGATCGGTCTGGACGGTGCCGCCATCGCCAGTGATTCGGCGCTCTATCGCAACCTCGCCGCGGCCATCGACCAGGTGCGTCCGGCCCACCAGCCACTGCGCCTGGATGCCGGCGTGCGTCTGGGCTTCGGCCTCAGCGCCAAGCTGCGGGTGCAGGCCGATCACGTTGCCGAAACGGTGCTGGCAGCGGTGCGCGCGGCCCTGGCGGAGGCCTTCGGCTTTGCCGCGCGCGGCTATGGCCAGTCGCTCAGCGGCAGCGAGGTGGTGGCGGTGATGCAGGGCGTGGCCGGGGTCGAGCGGGTCGATCTCGACCAGTTGCGCCTGCATGGCGGCAACGGCGGCAGCGTCGCCGGCCCGGATGGGCGCCTGCGCGCCCGTGGCGCCCGCTGGGAAAACGGCCAGATCCGCCCGGCGCAGCTGCTGCTGGTCGACCTGGATGACGTGCTGATCGAGGAGCTGAGCGCATGA
- a CDS encoding GPW/gp25 family protein has product MALDFPFRIDSRGRSAEVTGDAHIRDMIEQVLFTVPGERVNRPDFGCGLLQLVFAPNSDALAAALQMTVQGSLQQWLGELIEVEDVRVENQDARLQVTVQYIVRRDRERQLASFARRLP; this is encoded by the coding sequence ATGGCCCTCGACTTTCCCTTCCGCATCGACTCGCGCGGGCGCAGCGCCGAGGTGACGGGCGATGCGCATATCCGCGACATGATCGAGCAGGTGCTGTTCACCGTGCCGGGCGAACGGGTCAACCGCCCCGACTTCGGCTGCGGCCTGCTGCAGCTGGTGTTTGCGCCGAACAGCGATGCCCTGGCCGCCGCCCTGCAGATGACCGTGCAGGGCTCGCTGCAGCAATGGCTCGGCGAGCTGATCGAGGTCGAGGACGTGCGCGTGGAAAACCAGGACGCACGCCTGCAGGTAACGGTGCAGTACATCGTGCGGCGTGACCGCGAGCGGCAGCTGGCCAGCTTCGCCCGGAGGCTGCCATGA
- a CDS encoding phage baseplate assembly protein V: MSEGKFYGKYRGVVLNNVDPMQMARIQVQVPDVLGIGMSSWAMPCVPLAGKQSGTFMVPQIGAGVWVEFEQGNQDFPIWVGGFWGSAAEVPALALAGLPVSPSIVLQTGSQNTLMLSDLPGPTGGILLKSTSGALISINEVGITISNGQGATIMLNGPAVNINQGALTVI; this comes from the coding sequence ATGAGCGAGGGCAAGTTCTACGGCAAGTATCGCGGCGTGGTGCTGAACAACGTCGACCCGATGCAGATGGCGCGTATCCAGGTGCAGGTGCCGGATGTGCTCGGCATCGGCATGTCGAGCTGGGCGATGCCCTGCGTGCCCTTGGCCGGCAAGCAGAGCGGCACCTTCATGGTGCCGCAGATCGGCGCCGGGGTGTGGGTCGAGTTCGAGCAGGGCAACCAGGACTTCCCGATCTGGGTCGGCGGCTTCTGGGGCAGCGCCGCCGAGGTGCCGGCGCTGGCCCTGGCCGGCTTGCCGGTGTCGCCGAGCATCGTGCTGCAGACCGGCAGCCAGAACACCCTGATGCTCTCCGACCTGCCCGGGCCCACCGGCGGCATCCTGCTCAAGAGCACCAGCGGCGCGCTGATCTCGATCAACGAGGTGGGCATCACCATCAGCAACGGCCAGGGCGCCACCATCATGCTCAACGGCCCGGCGGTGAACATCAACCAGGGCGCGCTGACGGTGATCTGA